In Lodderomyces elongisporus chromosome 1, complete sequence, the DNA window TGCCACCCGTACATTATAATCCATTCCCGAGTGGTAAAACTCCGCCAATCCCCAATCGATCAAACGAAGTTTTTTGCCCATCGGGTCAATCATAATATTCTGCGGCTTCACATCACGATGGATGATACCCATCGAGTGCGAATAGTCAAGCGCAATCAATAACTGTGTGAAATAAAACTGGATATCCTTGACTGTGAATTTGGGGTATAAAACTCTAAAGTCGACATTGTTTATCTTTTCGAATATCAACGCTGGAATCTTGGACTGTTCATCCCTTACAACATCTAATAATCCAACAATATTTGGACCACCAGTTAGATTCTGTAGGATCTTCACCTCTCGATATATCTTTTTGAGTTTCACTGGCTTCAATACCTTGATCACACAGGGCTCGTCGTTGAGAACATTCAAGCCTTGAAATACTTCAGAGTACTTGCCTCGTCCAATCTTATTGACAATTTCGTAATTCTTGATATCTCCCCAAACAATCTTGTGGTTTTCATAATCCCAATATTCCAGTGGCTTCTGGTTGTTGACATCAGCGTAAACTTTAGCAACTGAATAAACTCGTGTCCTCGTTGtcattgtttgtttgtttatttatttgtttgtttgtttgtttatttgtttgtttcacTTTTGATTCCTTATCTTAAATATTCGATGAGCTATGTATTGATTTTACGAattgtttctctttctgtTTCTCACTCccaatctttctttctttctctctctctctctctatc includes these proteins:
- the CKA2 gene encoding Casein kinase II subunit alpha', translating into MTTRTRVYSVAKVYADVNNQKPSEYWDYENHKIVWGDIKNYEIVNKIGRGKYSEVFQGLNVLNDEPCVIKVLKPVKLKKIYREVKILQNLTGGPNIVGLLDVVRDEQSKIPALIFEKINNVDFRVLYPKFTVKDIQFYFTQLLIALDYSHSMGIIHRDVKPQNIMIDPMGKKLRLIDWGLAEFYHSGMDYNVRVASRYHKGPELLINLQQYDYSLDLWSVGCMLGAIIFKKEPLFRGDSNNDQLVQIAKVLGTEGLMKYVHKYGIKLSSDYDDILGNYSRKPWKSFINSENRHLISEEVLDLIDKLLTYDHQLRPTAKEAMDHPFFKL